The Nitrospirota bacterium genome includes a window with the following:
- the rpsH gene encoding 30S ribosomal protein S8: MVMTDPIADMLTRIRNANMQKHSSVEIPLSNMKVEMARILKESGFVTDYKVTGEGVEKSICLYLKYSNDDIPTITGIKRVSTPGRRVYVNKESIPKVMGGIGISIISTSKGLLTDREAKRANVGGELLCHLW, translated from the coding sequence ATGGTAATGACGGATCCTATAGCAGATATGCTGACAAGGATAAGAAATGCGAATATGCAGAAACATTCATCAGTAGAAATACCTCTGTCCAATATGAAGGTTGAAATGGCAAGGATTCTTAAAGAGAGTGGTTTCGTTACAGACTACAAGGTAACCGGTGAAGGGGTTGAGAAAAGCATCTGCTTATATTTAAAATACAGTAATGATGATATTCCAACTATTACAGGCATTAAAAGGGTGAGTACACCCGGACGCAGGGTATATGTTAATAAGGAATCTATACCTAAGGTAATGGGTGGTATAGGGATTTCAATTATATCTACCTCAAAAGGACTGCTCACTGACAGGGAGGCAAAACGCGCTAATGTCGGTGGAGAACTACTTTGTCATTTGTGGTGA
- a CDS encoding type Z 30S ribosomal protein S14 — MAKKSLIAKAKLEPKFSSRKYNRCGLCGRPRGYLRKFQMCRICFRGLSLKGDIPGVIKSSW, encoded by the coding sequence GTGGCAAAGAAGTCTTTAATTGCAAAGGCAAAGTTAGAACCTAAGTTTTCGTCGCGTAAATATAATCGTTGTGGTTTATGCGGGAGACCGAGGGGCTATCTGAGGAAATTTCAGATGTGTCGTATATGTTTCAGGGGACTTAGCCTGAAGGGTGATATTCCCGGAGTTATAAAATCAAGCTGGTAA
- the rplE gene encoding 50S ribosomal protein L5, with product MPRLKERYLKEIQPALIRDFAYQNPMETPCVKKVIINVGVGEAVQNVKILDTIVNELKQISGQSPVITKAKKSIATFKLRAGMPIGCKVTLRGNIMYEFLDRLISIALPRIRDFRGINGNAFDGRGNYTLGIKEQIIFPEIKYDTVTFVHGLDISIVTNAKTDQEGKALLKHMGMPFRN from the coding sequence ATGCCAAGGTTAAAAGAAAGATATTTGAAGGAGATTCAACCTGCGTTAATCCGTGATTTTGCCTATCAGAATCCTATGGAGACGCCGTGTGTTAAAAAGGTAATTATTAATGTCGGTGTTGGAGAGGCTGTTCAGAATGTAAAAATTCTGGATACCATTGTTAACGAGTTAAAACAGATTTCAGGACAGAGCCCTGTAATAACAAAGGCAAAGAAGTCAATCGCCACCTTCAAACTTCGTGCAGGAATGCCTATAGGATGCAAGGTAACTCTCAGAGGAAACATAATGTATGAATTCCTTGACAGGCTAATAAGTATTGCCCTTCCGAGAATAAGAGACTTCCGTGGTATAAATGGAAATGCCTTTGACGGAAGGGGAAATTATACACTTGGTATTAAAGAGCAGATTATATTTCCTGAGATAAAATATGATACCGTGACCTTTGTTCATGGATTAGATATTTCAATTGTAACAAATGCCAAGACCGACCAGGAGGGAAAGGCATTGTTGAAACACATGGGGATGCCGTTTAGGAACTAG
- a CDS encoding 50S ribosomal protein L24 — protein sequence MGNKIKKGDTVEVISGKEKGKRGKILRVLSAAGNAHVLVENLNIIKKHTKPSNKNKEGGIIEMEAALDVSNVMIVCSKCGKAVRTGFKTSDNKSIRYCKKCNEVID from the coding sequence ATGGGAAATAAGATAAAAAAAGGTGATACAGTAGAAGTTATTTCAGGCAAGGAAAAAGGCAAGAGGGGAAAGATACTGAGAGTCCTATCTGCTGCCGGCAATGCACATGTGCTGGTAGAAAACCTGAATATTATTAAAAAACATACAAAGCCTTCAAACAAAAATAAGGAAGGCGGCATAATTGAGATGGAGGCTGCATTAGACGTTTCCAATGTTATGATAGTATGTTCTAAATGTGGTAAGGCTGTTAGAACAGGATTCAAGACAAGTGATAACAAGAGTATACGTTATTGTAAAAAATGCAATGAGGTTATTGACTGA
- the rplN gene encoding 50S ribosomal protein L14, with product MIQPRTVLEVADNSGAKKVMCVRVMGGSNRRYAAIGDIIVVSVKEAIPEGTAKKGQVAKAVVVRTVNSLRRDDGSYIRFDKNAAVLINAQGEPIGTRIFGPVARELRWKKFMKIISLAPEVV from the coding sequence ATGATTCAGCCAAGAACAGTATTAGAAGTTGCAGACAATTCGGGTGCAAAAAAGGTGATGTGTGTCCGTGTCATGGGAGGTTCCAACAGGAGATATGCTGCCATAGGGGATATAATTGTAGTCAGCGTTAAAGAGGCTATTCCCGAAGGGACTGCAAAAAAAGGACAAGTTGCAAAGGCAGTGGTAGTTAGGACAGTAAACAGCTTACGCAGGGATGATGGTTCATACATCAGGTTCGATAAGAATGCAGCAGTTCTCATAAATGCTCAGGGTGAACCGATTGGGACAAGAATTTTCGGGCCGGTTGCAAGAGAACTCAGATGGAAGAAATTTATGAAAATAATCTCTCTTGCACCAGAGGTGGTATGA
- the rpsQ gene encoding 30S ribosomal protein S17 has product MKLEQKRRKEYIGAVLSNKAEKTVTVVVESLYRHPVYGKVVKRRKKFMAHDEENKCNIGDKVKIIETRPLSKRKHWKVIDILESTQV; this is encoded by the coding sequence ATAAAATTGGAACAGAAAAGGCGTAAAGAATATATAGGAGCTGTTTTAAGCAACAAGGCGGAAAAGACTGTAACAGTTGTGGTAGAAAGCCTTTATCGTCACCCTGTGTATGGGAAGGTTGTAAAGAGAAGAAAGAAGTTTATGGCACATGATGAAGAAAATAAATGCAATATAGGCGATAAAGTTAAAATAATTGAAACGAGGCCATTGAGCAAGAGAAAACACTGGAAGGTTATAGATATTTTGGAGTCTACACAAGTATAA
- the rpmC gene encoding 50S ribosomal protein L29, with translation MKLQEMKDASSDELNVHEKEMRKELFNLRFQKVLGGLENPMRIRLVRKEIARVKTVLNERKAGR, from the coding sequence ATGAAATTACAAGAGATGAAAGATGCTTCAAGCGATGAATTAAATGTTCATGAAAAGGAAATGAGAAAAGAGTTGTTTAATCTCAGATTCCAAAAGGTACTTGGCGGCCTTGAAAATCCAATGAGGATAAGACTGGTTAGAAAAGAGATTGCCAGAGTAAAGACTGTATTAAACGAGAGGAAGGCAGGGAGATAA